Proteins from a genomic interval of Streptomyces sp. NBC_01445:
- a CDS encoding ABC transporter permease, protein MKTLISRGKSRIDKERLILAVAAPLLAIIAALVVTAVIIAATGKDPFAAFSDMVTYGSASDSQVYILNKATTYYLAGVAVAIGFRMNLFNIGVDGQYRLAAFVAAVLGGALTLPGWLSIPLILLAAMATGALWAAIAGILKVTRGVSEVISTIMLNSIATAIIAYLLQPEQLGQLDEAGTLVSTKPLPESSNFFMIDAGPAGQVWGFIVIAVLVGVAYWFVLGRTRFGFDLRTVGQSESAAAASGVSVKKMVATSMVISGAVAGLVGMPTLLNDSHQYDNSFPVGLGFTGIAIALLGRNHPVGIALGALLWGFLERTTNHLEFQGYDKEILGVIQGVIVLCVVIAYEVVRRYGLKRQQQRVGAELAAQAAAVRTDKQEVAG, encoded by the coding sequence ATGAAGACACTGATATCCCGGGGCAAGTCCCGGATCGACAAGGAGCGGCTGATCCTCGCGGTCGCCGCCCCGCTCCTGGCGATCATCGCCGCACTCGTCGTCACCGCCGTGATCATCGCGGCGACCGGCAAGGACCCCTTCGCCGCGTTCAGCGACATGGTGACCTACGGCTCCGCGAGCGACAGCCAGGTCTACATCCTCAACAAGGCGACGACGTACTACCTCGCGGGTGTCGCGGTGGCCATCGGCTTCCGCATGAACCTGTTCAACATCGGTGTCGACGGCCAGTACCGGCTCGCCGCGTTCGTCGCGGCCGTGCTCGGCGGGGCGCTCACGCTGCCCGGCTGGCTCTCCATCCCGCTGATCCTGCTCGCCGCCATGGCGACCGGTGCCCTGTGGGCCGCCATCGCGGGCATCCTCAAGGTGACCCGCGGTGTCAGCGAGGTCATCTCGACGATCATGCTCAACTCGATCGCGACCGCGATCATCGCCTACCTCCTCCAGCCCGAGCAGCTCGGCCAGCTCGACGAGGCGGGCACCCTGGTGTCCACCAAGCCGCTGCCCGAGTCCTCGAACTTCTTCATGATCGACGCGGGACCGGCCGGCCAGGTCTGGGGCTTCATCGTGATCGCCGTGCTCGTCGGCGTCGCGTACTGGTTCGTCCTCGGCCGCACCCGCTTCGGCTTCGACCTGCGCACGGTCGGCCAGTCCGAGTCGGCGGCCGCCGCGAGCGGCGTCAGCGTCAAGAAGATGGTCGCCACCAGCATGGTCATCTCGGGTGCCGTGGCCGGTCTGGTCGGCATGCCGACGCTGCTCAACGACAGCCACCAGTACGACAACAGCTTCCCGGTGGGCCTCGGCTTCACAGGCATCGCGATCGCGCTGCTCGGCCGCAACCACCCGGTCGGCATCGCGCTCGGCGCCCTGCTGTGGGGCTTCCTGGAGCGCACCACCAACCACCTGGAGTTCCAGGGCTACGACAAGGAGATCCTCGGCGTGATCCAGGGCGTCATCGTCCTGTGCGTCGTCATCGCCTACGAAGTCGTACGCCGCTACGGGCTCAAGCGCCAGCAGCAGCGGGTCGGCGCCGAACTCGCCGCGCAGGCCGCCGCCGTCCGCACCGACAAGCAGGAGGTGGCCGGATGA
- a CDS encoding ABC transporter ATP-binding protein, translating into MNASSPPAVELRGITKRFPGVVANRDIDITVRRGTVHALCGENGAGKSTLMKILYGMQKPDEGTIAVDGTQVTFATPADAIARGIGMVHQHFMLADNLTVLENVVLGAEKLHGIGGKARTKIREISEAYGLGVRPDVLVEELGVADRQRVEILKVLYRGARTLILDEPTAVLVPQEVDALFDNLRELKSEGLTVIFISHKLGEVLSVADEITVIRRGTTVGTADPKNTSTKQLAELMVGSELPSPETEESTVTDTPMLHLGGVRLTQTDLDGVERVILDDVSFTIHRGEVLGIAGVEGNGQSELVEAIMGMRAPDRGTVALDGADVTRTPTRKRREAGVGYIPEDRHRHGLLLEAPLWENRVLGHVTERPNSKGGLLDLKAARADTERIVRDYDVRTPGIEVTAASLSGGNQQKLIVGREMSHAPKLLIAAHPTRGVDVGAQAQIWDQIRRARREGLAVLLISADLDELIGLSDTLRVMYRGRLVADADPATITPEELGSAMTGAASGHLEHTEDAEGGDAR; encoded by the coding sequence GGCAAGTCGACCCTGATGAAGATCCTCTACGGCATGCAGAAGCCGGACGAGGGCACCATCGCGGTCGACGGCACCCAGGTCACCTTCGCCACGCCCGCCGACGCCATCGCGCGCGGCATCGGCATGGTCCACCAGCACTTCATGCTGGCCGACAACCTCACCGTCCTGGAGAACGTCGTCCTGGGCGCCGAGAAGCTGCACGGCATCGGCGGCAAGGCACGTACGAAGATCCGCGAGATATCGGAGGCGTACGGCCTCGGGGTGCGCCCCGACGTCCTCGTCGAGGAGCTCGGGGTCGCCGACCGGCAGCGCGTCGAGATCCTCAAGGTCCTCTACCGGGGCGCCCGGACGCTGATCCTCGACGAGCCCACCGCGGTCCTCGTGCCGCAGGAGGTCGACGCGCTCTTCGACAACCTGCGCGAGCTCAAGTCCGAGGGCCTCACGGTCATCTTCATCTCCCACAAGCTGGGCGAAGTGCTCTCCGTCGCGGACGAGATCACGGTCATCCGGCGCGGGACCACGGTCGGCACGGCCGACCCGAAGAACACGAGCACCAAGCAGCTCGCCGAGCTCATGGTCGGCAGCGAGCTGCCGTCGCCGGAGACCGAGGAGTCGACGGTCACCGACACCCCGATGCTCCACCTGGGCGGGGTGCGCCTCACGCAGACCGACCTGGACGGCGTCGAGCGCGTCATCCTCGACGACGTCAGCTTCACCATCCACCGCGGCGAAGTCCTCGGCATCGCGGGCGTGGAGGGCAACGGCCAGTCCGAACTCGTCGAGGCCATCATGGGCATGCGGGCCCCGGACCGCGGCACCGTCGCTCTGGACGGCGCCGACGTCACCCGGACCCCCACCCGCAAGCGCCGCGAAGCCGGTGTCGGTTACATCCCCGAGGACCGGCACCGTCACGGGCTGCTCCTCGAAGCGCCGCTGTGGGAGAACCGGGTCCTCGGCCATGTCACCGAGCGCCCCAACTCCAAGGGCGGGCTGCTCGACCTCAAGGCCGCCCGCGCCGACACCGAGCGCATCGTGCGCGACTACGACGTCCGCACCCCGGGCATCGAGGTCACCGCGGCCTCCCTGTCCGGCGGCAACCAGCAGAAGCTGATCGTCGGCCGCGAGATGAGCCACGCGCCCAAGCTGCTGATCGCCGCCCACCCCACCCGCGGTGTGGACGTCGGCGCACAGGCCCAGATCTGGGACCAGATCCGCCGCGCCCGCCGCGAGGGCCTCGCCGTGCTGCTCATCTCGGCCGACCTGGACGAGCTGATCGGCCTGTCCGACACCCTGCGGGTGATGTACCGCGGCCGCCTGGTCGCCGACGCCGACCCCGCCACCATCACCCCGGAGGAGCTGGGCTCCGCCATGACAGGTGCGGCCTCCGGCCACCTCGAGCACACGGAAGACGCCGAAGGCGGGGACGCCCGATGA